One window of Nocardia nova SH22a genomic DNA carries:
- a CDS encoding GNAT family N-acetyltransferase, whose protein sequence is MTPGQPRTIEIRDNTALDRFDLYVDGQHAGVASYQDTAAERAFVHTEIYPQFEGQGLGRMLVQGALDRTVEQGFGVLPLCPMVHHFVESRPRYLAAVPQWARERFGLPQ, encoded by the coding sequence ATGACGCCCGGCCAGCCGCGCACGATCGAGATTCGCGACAACACCGCCCTCGACCGATTCGACCTCTACGTCGACGGACAGCATGCCGGTGTGGCGTCCTATCAGGACACCGCCGCCGAGCGCGCCTTCGTGCACACCGAGATCTACCCGCAGTTCGAGGGGCAGGGGCTGGGCCGCATGCTCGTCCAGGGCGCCCTCGACCGGACGGTAGAACAGGGTTTCGGGGTCCTGCCGCTGTGCCCGATGGTGCACCACTTCGTCGAATCCCGCCCGCGGTATCTGGCCGCGGTTCCGCAGTGGGCGAGGGAACGATTCGGCCTGCCGCAGTGA
- a CDS encoding YqgE/AlgH family protein, translating to MTSVARAEEHGDRPKRESRHEEQVVRPGTLLVSATELVEPTFRRTVIYIVEHNDAGSLGVVLNRPSETAVQDVLPRWSDLAARPRTLYVGGPVKRDSALCLTTVRVGASIDGIRGLRRVDGRVALLDLDSDPDAIGPLIEGVRIFAGYAGWTFGQLEGELDRGDWIVLSALPSDPLAGRTDLWAHVLRRQPLPLSLLATHPIELERN from the coding sequence ATGACTAGCGTGGCACGCGCAGAGGAACACGGCGACCGCCCGAAACGTGAATCCAGGCACGAAGAACAGGTGGTGCGGCCCGGCACCTTGTTGGTCTCGGCGACTGAACTGGTCGAGCCCACCTTCCGGCGCACCGTGATCTACATCGTCGAACACAACGACGCGGGCAGTCTCGGTGTCGTCCTGAACCGCCCCAGTGAGACCGCGGTGCAGGATGTCCTGCCCCGCTGGTCCGATCTCGCCGCCCGCCCACGCACGCTGTACGTGGGCGGACCCGTCAAGCGGGATTCGGCGCTGTGCCTGACCACCGTCCGGGTCGGCGCGTCCATCGACGGCATCCGCGGCCTGCGCCGCGTCGACGGCAGGGTGGCACTGCTGGATCTGGATTCCGATCCCGATGCCATCGGGCCATTGATCGAGGGTGTCCGGATCTTCGCCGGATACGCCGGCTGGACCTTCGGCCAGCTGGAAGGTGAGCTGGATCGCGGCGACTGGATCGTGCTGTCGGCGCTGCCGTCGGATCCGCTGGCCGGACGCACGGACCTGTGGGCGCATGTGCTGCGCCGTCAGCCGTTGCCGCTGTCCCTGCTGGCGACACACCCGATCGAACTAGAACGCAATTGA
- a CDS encoding sigma-70 family RNA polymerase sigma factor — protein MADSTIPPVDAAPDRAQLLRALYDEHAPALWRYTYSLVGDAGRAEDIVQETLLRAWQRPQVLDQSTASARAWLFTVARHLAVDEFRSARHRREYGTDAPPEQATADEAEHAVDSWVIADALARLSTDHREVIVRAYYRGLSTQQIANELTIPEGTVKSRMHYGMRALRSTLQEMGVTK, from the coding sequence ATGGCTGACTCGACGATTCCCCCCGTCGATGCCGCGCCCGACCGGGCGCAACTGTTGCGCGCGCTCTACGACGAGCACGCGCCCGCCCTGTGGCGGTACACCTACAGCCTCGTCGGCGATGCCGGGCGGGCCGAGGACATCGTGCAGGAGACCCTGTTGCGGGCGTGGCAGCGACCGCAGGTGCTCGATCAGTCGACGGCCTCGGCGCGGGCGTGGTTGTTCACCGTCGCCCGGCATCTGGCGGTCGACGAGTTCCGCAGCGCGCGTCATCGCCGCGAGTACGGCACCGACGCGCCCCCGGAACAGGCGACGGCGGACGAGGCGGAACACGCGGTGGACAGCTGGGTGATCGCCGACGCGCTGGCCCGGTTGAGCACCGACCACCGGGAAGTCATCGTGCGGGCCTACTACCGTGGCCTGTCGACCCAGCAGATCGCGAACGAACTGACCATTCCCGAGGGCACCGTCAAATCCCGGATGCACTATGGGATGCGGGCGTTGCGTTCGACCCTACAGGAGATGGGGGTGACGAAGTGA
- a CDS encoding anti-sigma factor family protein — MTSADSASPDEYATWDAPYVLGALDQQERLAYEAHLTTCAQCRAAVAELSGLPGLLSRVPGEVAVSLSDEVEPGGSRTAAPVFGDAGFAALLDRVRASEGGADGSSPDGAAGGAAIGGTDGDTATAGGSGATARGAAVAGGAAAAGAAGGAAAAGGMLPFEAGRGGEPTEPISGLPAQLAETRESAPSVGSESAAPTGTPAPEDMSAPVGTSTPAGTSAPADTSAPAGTSGPADVPSAPDSAARRPADNVTSLDTARERKRSRSGPWLALAGAVAAAAAAVAITIPATIAIHQPENPPATQQATLQRQMDQVVPSPITAQFMLTPVDTGTRVVMSCKYATSDTDYTWDGALWVVHTDGTQSMIAQWSAHPGQEITAGGITAVPADQISSVEIRSSTTNQVFLRGTV, encoded by the coding sequence GTGACATCGGCGGATTCCGCCTCGCCCGACGAGTATGCGACCTGGGACGCACCGTATGTACTCGGCGCCCTCGATCAGCAGGAGCGGCTCGCCTACGAGGCCCATCTGACGACCTGCGCACAGTGCCGTGCCGCCGTCGCCGAACTGTCCGGATTGCCGGGGCTGTTGAGCCGGGTGCCCGGTGAGGTCGCGGTGTCGCTGAGTGACGAGGTCGAACCGGGCGGCTCCCGCACCGCCGCACCGGTATTCGGCGATGCCGGGTTCGCGGCGCTGCTCGACCGGGTACGTGCCTCGGAGGGTGGTGCAGACGGCAGCAGTCCTGATGGCGCTGCGGGAGGTGCTGCTATCGGCGGGACAGATGGGGATACCGCAACGGCCGGGGGTAGTGGGGCGACTGCCCGGGGCGCCGCTGTGGCGGGAGGTGCTGCTGCGGCAGGAGCCGCCGGAGGCGCCGCTGCGGCCGGGGGCATGCTTCCGTTCGAGGCGGGCCGGGGCGGGGAGCCGACGGAACCGATCTCCGGTCTCCCCGCGCAGCTGGCGGAGACGAGGGAATCGGCCCCCTCGGTCGGGAGCGAAAGTGCCGCACCGACAGGCACACCCGCGCCGGAGGACATGTCCGCCCCGGTAGGCACGTCTACACCGGCGGGCACGTCCGCACCGGCAGACACGTCCGCCCCCGCGGGCACATCCGGACCGGCGGATGTTCCCTCCGCACCGGATTCCGCTGCCCGCCGCCCGGCCGACAACGTGACCTCGCTCGACACGGCCCGGGAGCGTAAGCGCAGCCGTAGCGGCCCCTGGCTCGCACTCGCGGGTGCGGTGGCCGCGGCCGCCGCGGCGGTGGCGATCACGATCCCGGCCACCATCGCGATCCACCAGCCGGAGAATCCGCCCGCCACCCAGCAGGCGACCCTGCAGCGGCAGATGGACCAGGTGGTGCCCTCCCCGATCACCGCCCAGTTCATGCTCACCCCGGTGGACACCGGTACCCGGGTGGTCATGTCGTGCAAGTACGCGACCTCGGATACCGACTACACCTGGGACGGCGCCCTCTGGGTCGTGCACACCGACGGCACCCAGTCGATGATCGCGCAATGGTCGGCCCATCCGGGCCAGGAGATCACCGCGGGCGGTATCACCGCGGTACCGGCGGACCAGATCAGTTCGGTGGAAATCCGTTCCAGCACAACCAATCAGGTGTTCCTGCGCGGAACCGTCTGA
- a CDS encoding aminotransferase class I/II-fold pyridoxal phosphate-dependent enzyme, producing MNSTRESAVTAPLVEVFDLTLSENPFAPLPSVLEEVNAALREGNRYPEFLPRRLPAVIAAHIGVEPEQVVVGAGATGVALQIMQTVSGPGRRMVFASPTFDGYPIMAAMAGLEAVAVPLDSSGEQDLAAMARAVGHRTALVAVCRPHNPTGTVPAVAELKSFLFSVPRHVPVILDEAYVEFLPEDERVDVHDLIAHYPNLVVLRTFSKAYGLAGLRIGYAFGAPELIARIRRLQLPFGTPEYAVAAVRACYAASAELAERIRDITAEREKVRTALRHRGIEVPNSRGNFLYLPGPGAHAALADAGIAAKGYGDGSARIAVGDPRADAAVLEAFDSRGGRGRRTDRNGRSDRNGGDDSTARLAIRQSHIRPGAGTRTMR from the coding sequence ATGAACTCCACCCGCGAATCCGCCGTCACCGCGCCGCTGGTCGAGGTCTTCGATCTGACGCTGAGCGAGAACCCCTTCGCCCCTTTGCCTTCCGTGCTCGAAGAGGTGAATGCCGCGCTGCGCGAGGGCAATCGCTATCCGGAATTTCTGCCCCGGCGGCTGCCTGCGGTGATCGCCGCGCACATCGGCGTCGAGCCGGAACAGGTGGTGGTGGGAGCGGGGGCGACCGGTGTGGCGCTGCAGATCATGCAGACCGTGTCCGGGCCGGGGCGACGGATGGTGTTCGCCAGCCCCACATTCGACGGCTACCCCATCATGGCGGCCATGGCGGGGCTGGAAGCTGTTGCCGTGCCGCTGGATTCGTCGGGCGAGCAGGACCTCGCGGCGATGGCGCGTGCGGTCGGCCACCGCACGGCGCTGGTGGCGGTGTGCCGCCCGCACAATCCGACCGGAACGGTCCCGGCGGTCGCGGAATTGAAGTCTTTTCTGTTCTCGGTTCCGCGGCATGTGCCGGTGATCCTGGACGAAGCCTATGTGGAATTCCTCCCCGAGGACGAGCGGGTCGATGTCCACGATCTCATTGCGCATTATCCGAATCTCGTTGTGCTGCGGACATTCTCCAAGGCGTACGGCCTCGCCGGACTCCGGATCGGCTATGCCTTCGGCGCGCCGGAGCTGATCGCGCGGATCCGGCGATTGCAGCTGCCCTTCGGCACCCCGGAATACGCGGTCGCGGCGGTGCGGGCATGCTACGCCGCGTCGGCCGAGCTGGCCGAGCGGATCCGCGATATCACCGCCGAGCGGGAGAAGGTGCGAACGGCGCTGCGGCACAGGGGGATCGAGGTCCCGAACAGTCGCGGAAACTTCCTCTACCTGCCGGGTCCGGGCGCCCATGCCGCGCTGGCGGACGCCGGGATCGCCGCCAAGGGATATGGCGACGGGAGTGCGCGGATAGCGGTGGGCGATCCGCGCGCGGACGCTGCGGTGCTGGAAGCCTTCGACAGCCGAGGCGGCCGAGGCCGCCGGACCGATCGGAACGGCAGGTCCGACCGGAACGGGGGCGACGACTCGACCGCCCGGCTGGCGATTCGGCAGTCGCACATCCGGCCGGGCGCCGGTACGCGCACGATGCGGTGA
- a CDS encoding 3-oxoacyl-ACP synthase III family protein encodes MDFTDPALTLAPVSLVDVACYLPGEPVGTEYFTRFSRSERMAKNVMFRAPKTRHHRGRDETAVDMVESAVAPLRERHGADFLADIDVLITHTQLPDNPVMGAGPEVARRLGMNPQWVFDVHNGGCAAFIHMMMLARTILQTTDARTALIAVTQNTAGPVFTQTEIRKLAQAPVPGDGCGVGLLVKDNRAPILDIECRTFPEFAGDMDFTTGSDRKYWEPGEGQGCVSFTESKVTKVFARGNRLVPELALAVCDRIGVKGRDIDTFVTNQPNRLFLRNWHDALELPADRHPDSFDRCGNLFAAGIPVTLDIENRAGRLRNGSVVLLSAFAHAGDFAAAAAVRWGAAR; translated from the coding sequence GTGGACTTCACCGATCCGGCCCTGACTCTCGCTCCGGTGAGCCTCGTCGACGTGGCCTGCTATCTGCCCGGCGAGCCGGTGGGCACCGAATACTTCACCCGATTCTCGCGCTCGGAGCGGATGGCGAAGAACGTCATGTTCCGTGCGCCGAAGACCCGCCATCACCGGGGTCGCGACGAAACCGCCGTCGACATGGTCGAATCCGCGGTGGCGCCGTTGCGGGAGCGGCACGGCGCGGATTTTCTCGCCGATATCGATGTGCTGATCACCCATACCCAATTGCCCGACAATCCGGTGATGGGCGCGGGGCCGGAGGTGGCCCGGCGGCTGGGGATGAATCCGCAGTGGGTGTTCGACGTGCACAACGGCGGCTGTGCGGCATTCATCCACATGATGATGCTGGCCCGCACGATCCTGCAGACCACCGACGCTCGTACCGCGCTGATCGCGGTCACCCAGAACACCGCCGGACCGGTGTTCACCCAGACCGAGATCCGGAAACTCGCGCAGGCGCCGGTTCCGGGCGACGGATGCGGAGTGGGGTTGCTGGTCAAGGACAATCGCGCGCCGATTCTGGATATCGAATGCCGCACCTTCCCCGAATTCGCCGGTGACATGGACTTCACCACGGGTTCCGATCGCAAATACTGGGAGCCCGGCGAGGGACAGGGCTGTGTGAGTTTCACCGAATCCAAGGTGACCAAGGTCTTCGCCCGCGGGAATCGGCTCGTACCGGAATTGGCGCTCGCGGTCTGCGACCGCATCGGCGTGAAGGGCCGCGATATCGACACCTTCGTCACCAATCAGCCGAATCGGCTGTTCCTGCGCAACTGGCACGACGCACTGGAACTACCCGCGGATCGGCATCCCGACAGCTTCGATCGCTGCGGAAATCTGTTCGCCGCGGGCATTCCGGTCACGCTCGATATCGAGAACCGGGCGGGTCGGCTGCGCAACGGGTCGGTGGTGCTGCTGTCCGCCTTCGCCCACGCGGGCGATTTCGCGGCCGCCGCGGCGGTGCGCTGGGGTGCGGCGAGATGA
- a CDS encoding thiamine pyrophosphate-binding protein — translation MPTRVVDYLVRAVSGLGVRHIFGVDGANIEDLYDAAHDAADRITAVVAKHEFAAATMADGYARSTSGLGVVCATSGGGAMNLVAGLAESYASRVPVLALVGQAPTDQEGRGAFQDSSGRAGTFDAAQLFDTISLYCARVRSAESLPGHLSRAIGAARAGGPAVLLLPKDIQQAEMDAVAPFAAPRRAHGRDERGIARVSEGVCAARAVGKVVIIAGAQVARDDARAELRDLAAVLDAGVGVAPDAKDVYGRDDHGFLGVAGSMGHPELADALRGSALCLLVGTRMPVTARAGLESVLGASTASVGAEPPYIPAVHATSTDLAGTLRELTMALGLGDGAVRRADPPPAPTPLPVPPADGPGLRYRDIIETLDTAIYYDDPDTDVFADAGNTGASVVHHLRPPCGGRFVVALGMGGMGYAFGAAIGSCFARRRRPDGSERRTVVVAGDGAFYMHGMEIHTAVEYGLPVTFVVLDNSAHAMCVTREQLFYGDRYSFNRFHKAHIGAGIAAMFPGLPSFSPRTGAELTTALRHCMQTPGPSFVSVDCDADEIPPFIPFLSASRRNP, via the coding sequence ATGCCGACACGAGTGGTCGATTATCTGGTCCGGGCGGTGTCGGGGCTGGGTGTGCGCCATATCTTCGGTGTCGACGGCGCCAATATCGAGGATCTCTACGACGCCGCTCACGACGCCGCGGACCGGATCACCGCGGTGGTCGCCAAACACGAATTCGCCGCCGCCACCATGGCCGACGGTTACGCGCGCTCCACCTCCGGCCTCGGCGTCGTGTGTGCGACCTCCGGCGGCGGTGCGATGAATCTCGTTGCGGGGCTGGCGGAATCGTATGCCTCGCGGGTTCCGGTGCTGGCGCTGGTCGGCCAGGCGCCCACCGATCAGGAAGGCCGGGGCGCCTTCCAGGATTCCAGTGGCCGGGCCGGGACATTCGACGCCGCACAGCTTTTCGACACCATATCGCTGTACTGCGCGCGGGTGCGGTCGGCGGAATCACTTCCGGGGCATCTGTCGCGCGCGATCGGCGCCGCCCGAGCCGGTGGTCCGGCGGTCCTGTTGCTGCCCAAGGACATTCAGCAGGCCGAGATGGACGCGGTCGCGCCCTTCGCCGCGCCGCGCCGGGCGCACGGCCGGGACGAGCGCGGTATCGCCCGGGTGTCGGAGGGGGTGTGCGCGGCGCGGGCCGTCGGCAAGGTGGTGATCATCGCCGGAGCACAGGTCGCCCGCGACGATGCTCGCGCCGAATTGCGTGATCTGGCAGCGGTTCTCGATGCCGGCGTGGGGGTGGCGCCGGACGCCAAGGATGTGTACGGGCGCGACGATCACGGATTTCTCGGCGTCGCGGGCAGTATGGGACATCCGGAACTGGCCGATGCCCTGCGCGGCAGCGCGTTGTGCCTGCTGGTCGGCACCCGGATGCCGGTCACCGCCCGCGCCGGTCTGGAATCGGTGCTCGGCGCGTCCACGGCGTCGGTGGGCGCCGAACCGCCGTATATCCCGGCGGTGCACGCCACGAGTACCGATCTCGCGGGCACATTGCGTGAACTGACGATGGCCCTGGGCCTCGGGGACGGTGCGGTGCGCCGCGCCGACCCGCCGCCCGCGCCGACCCCGCTGCCGGTCCCACCGGCGGACGGACCCGGCCTGCGTTACCGCGATATCATCGAAACTCTCGACACCGCAATATATTACGACGATCCCGATACCGATGTCTTCGCCGATGCCGGTAACACCGGGGCCTCCGTGGTGCATCATCTGCGCCCGCCGTGCGGCGGACGATTCGTGGTCGCACTCGGTATGGGCGGCATGGGATACGCCTTCGGCGCCGCGATCGGATCCTGTTTCGCCCGCCGCCGTCGACCCGACGGCAGCGAACGCCGCACCGTGGTCGTCGCCGGGGACGGCGCCTTCTACATGCACGGAATGGAGATACACACCGCCGTCGAGTACGGGCTGCCGGTGACCTTCGTCGTCCTCGACAATTCCGCGCACGCCATGTGCGTCACCCGGGAACAGCTGTTCTACGGAGATCGGTACAGCTTCAACAGATTCCACAAGGCGCATATCGGCGCCGGTATCGCCGCGATGTTCCCGGGACTGCCCTCTTTCTCGCCGCGCACGGGCGCCGAACTCACCACCGCCCTGCGGCACTGCATGCAAACCCCTGGGCCGTCCTTCGTCTCGGTCGATTGCGATGCCGACGAGATACCGCCGTTCATCCCCTTCCTGTCCGCCTCGAGGAGGAATCCGTGA
- a CDS encoding EXLDI protein: MPNKTVYVSDDDLPLFQRAQELVGGNLSGAIVTALRRYIELEEGRAAGFEEVVLRVGHNGARQVRFSGRLLAEASDMGAEAFERTRVYYTRKGKYVLHQQHSDWSDYPTDTNWLKDLTNWRRMLGATDPDWGDFTMDIYDELTDLKGKLPAKLYDRVSDLTAHPQIEDLDI, encoded by the coding sequence ATGCCGAACAAGACCGTGTACGTATCCGATGACGACCTCCCCCTGTTCCAGCGGGCACAGGAGCTGGTCGGCGGCAATCTGTCGGGCGCGATCGTGACGGCCCTGCGGCGCTACATCGAACTCGAGGAGGGGCGGGCGGCCGGATTCGAAGAGGTCGTCCTGCGGGTCGGCCACAACGGCGCGCGACAGGTGCGCTTCTCGGGTCGACTGCTCGCCGAGGCCAGCGATATGGGCGCGGAGGCGTTCGAACGCACCCGCGTCTACTACACCCGCAAGGGCAAATATGTTCTGCACCAGCAACATTCGGACTGGTCGGACTACCCCACCGACACCAACTGGCTCAAGGATCTCACCAACTGGCGCCGCATGCTGGGGGCCACCGATCCGGACTGGGGCGATTTCACCATGGACATCTACGACGAACTCACCGACCTGAAAGGCAAGCTCCCGGCCAAACTGTACGACCGCGTCAGCGACCTGACGGCACACCCGCAGATCGAAGACCTCGACATCTGA
- a CDS encoding ATP-binding cassette domain-containing protein — MRAPAISVSGLRKSFGEQVVLDGIDLTVAEGTIFALLGPNGAGKTTTVHILSTLTGPDAGVLRVGGHDPVADADAVRTAIGVTGQFSAVDELLTGRENLLLMADLHHLPRGEGRRIADDLLHRFDLVDAADKVVSGYSGGMTRRLDLAMTLVGDPRIIFLDEPTVGLDPRSRRGMWEIIRELVAGGVTIFLTTQYLDEADELAGRIAVLDHGRIVAEGTPDQLKRLVPGGHIRLTFDDDIRLRAAADLLGGTIEDATLAVPSDGGVASLRAVLDRLDAAHIEPEGLAVHTPNLDDVFLSLTGQSAPEKETAR; from the coding sequence ATGCGCGCACCCGCCATTTCCGTCTCCGGACTCCGGAAATCCTTCGGCGAGCAGGTGGTGCTCGACGGGATCGACCTCACCGTCGCCGAAGGCACGATCTTCGCCCTGCTCGGCCCCAACGGCGCCGGAAAGACCACCACCGTCCACATCCTGTCGACCCTGACCGGGCCCGATGCCGGAGTGCTGCGCGTCGGCGGCCACGATCCGGTCGCCGACGCCGACGCGGTCCGCACCGCCATCGGTGTCACCGGCCAGTTCTCCGCGGTAGACGAACTGCTCACCGGCCGCGAGAACCTGCTGCTGATGGCCGATCTGCACCATCTGCCCCGCGGCGAGGGCCGCCGCATCGCCGATGATCTGCTGCACCGGTTCGACCTCGTCGACGCCGCCGACAAGGTGGTGAGCGGTTATTCCGGCGGTATGACCCGGCGCCTGGATCTGGCCATGACACTGGTCGGCGACCCGCGCATCATCTTCCTCGACGAGCCGACGGTGGGCCTGGACCCGCGCAGCCGCCGCGGTATGTGGGAGATCATTCGCGAACTCGTCGCCGGGGGCGTCACCATCTTCCTCACCACGCAGTATCTCGATGAGGCCGACGAACTGGCCGGGCGGATCGCGGTGCTCGACCACGGCCGCATCGTCGCCGAGGGCACTCCCGACCAGCTCAAACGCCTGGTTCCGGGCGGGCACATCCGGCTCACCTTCGACGACGACATCCGCTTGCGGGCCGCGGCGGATCTGCTCGGCGGCACCATCGAGGACGCGACCCTCGCGGTGCCCTCCGATGGCGGCGTGGCTTCGCTGCGGGCGGTCCTGGACCGGCTCGACGCGGCGCATATCGAACCCGAGGGCCTGGCCGTGCACACCCCCAACCTCGACGACGTCTTCCTCAGCCTCACCGGCCAGTCCGCACCCGAGAAGGAAACCGCACGATGA
- a CDS encoding ABC transporter permease gives MTSHTLTDSRTMLRRNLVHAKRYPAMTISVVIMPVIMLLMFNYIFGGALEKATTGHYIDYIVPGMMLMIPAYLVVGVAVAVASDMTKGIVNRFRTMPMDHSSILTGQVVGTVIQGLLGVGLMVAVGLAIGFRPEANVLEWFAAFGLVALVIFGLSWLGVAFGLAAKSPESASNMPMPIVFLPFLGSGLVPTGTMPNGVRQFAEYQPFTPMTETLRGLLMGTAIGGNAIGALAWCIGFAVVGYLWSRSLFRRKAN, from the coding sequence ATGACATCCCACACCCTCACCGATTCCCGCACCATGCTGCGACGGAATCTGGTGCACGCCAAGCGATATCCGGCCATGACCATCAGCGTGGTGATCATGCCGGTGATCATGCTGCTGATGTTCAACTACATCTTCGGCGGCGCGCTGGAGAAGGCCACGACGGGGCATTACATCGATTACATCGTGCCCGGCATGATGTTGATGATCCCCGCCTATCTGGTCGTCGGCGTCGCCGTGGCGGTCGCCTCGGATATGACCAAGGGCATCGTGAACAGGTTCCGGACGATGCCCATGGACCACTCCTCGATTCTCACCGGGCAGGTGGTGGGCACCGTGATCCAGGGCCTGCTCGGGGTCGGGCTCATGGTCGCGGTGGGGCTGGCCATCGGCTTCCGCCCCGAGGCCAACGTGCTAGAATGGTTCGCCGCCTTCGGCTTGGTCGCACTGGTGATCTTCGGATTGTCCTGGCTCGGAGTGGCTTTCGGGCTCGCCGCCAAATCTCCGGAGAGCGCCAGCAATATGCCGATGCCCATCGTGTTCCTGCCCTTCCTCGGCAGCGGACTGGTCCCCACCGGCACCATGCCGAACGGTGTCCGGCAGTTCGCGGAGTACCAGCCCTTCACCCCCATGACCGAGACATTGCGCGGTCTGCTGATGGGCACCGCGATCGGCGGCAACGCCATCGGCGCGCTGGCGTGGTGCATCGGCTTCGCGGTGGTCGGATACCTCTGGTCACGATCGCTGTTCCGCCGCAAGGCCAACTGA
- the gdhA gene encoding NADP-specific glutamate dehydrogenase codes for MAALDEKLQDIYADVLRRNPGESEFHQAVREVLDSLGPVVAKHPQYVDAAVIGRLCEPERQIIFRVPWVDDNGTVQINRGFRVEFNSALGPYKGGLRFHPSVYLGIVKFLGFEQIFKNSLTGMPIGGGKGGSDFDPKGRSDAEVMRFCQSFMTELYRHIGEYTDVPAGDIGVGGREIGYLFGQYKRITNRYESGVLTGKGLSWGGSQVRPEATGYGTVFFTEQILDRRGQSFEGKRVVISGSGNVAIYAVEKVHQLGGTVVAVSDSTGHVIDDKGIDLDLLKEIKNGRRGRIREYAESKGSPTHFVESGSIWQVPCDIALPCATQNELNGADARALIANGCTIVAEGANMPCTPDATRLLAEAGVTFAPGKAANAGGVATSALEMQQNASRDSWSFEHTEARLEKIMRNIHDRCLETAEEYGSPGDYVTGANIAGFTQVADAMLALGIV; via the coding sequence ATGGCCGCCTTGGACGAGAAGTTGCAGGACATCTACGCCGATGTGCTCCGGCGTAACCCCGGCGAATCCGAGTTCCACCAGGCGGTGCGTGAGGTCCTCGACAGTCTCGGCCCGGTGGTCGCCAAACACCCGCAATACGTCGACGCGGCGGTGATCGGGCGGCTGTGTGAACCCGAACGGCAGATCATCTTCCGGGTGCCGTGGGTCGACGACAACGGGACCGTGCAGATCAATCGGGGTTTCCGGGTGGAGTTCAATTCGGCTCTCGGGCCGTACAAGGGTGGTCTGCGATTCCATCCCTCGGTGTATCTGGGCATCGTGAAATTCCTCGGCTTCGAGCAGATCTTCAAGAATTCGCTCACCGGAATGCCGATCGGCGGCGGTAAGGGCGGCTCCGATTTCGATCCCAAGGGCCGCTCCGACGCGGAGGTGATGCGTTTCTGCCAGTCCTTCATGACCGAGCTGTACCGGCACATCGGCGAATACACCGACGTGCCCGCCGGAGACATCGGTGTCGGCGGACGGGAGATCGGCTACCTGTTCGGCCAGTACAAACGCATCACCAACCGCTACGAATCGGGAGTGCTCACCGGGAAGGGATTGAGCTGGGGCGGCTCGCAGGTCCGGCCGGAGGCGACGGGTTACGGGACGGTGTTCTTCACCGAGCAGATCCTCGATCGGCGTGGCCAGAGCTTCGAGGGCAAGCGCGTCGTGATCTCCGGTTCCGGGAACGTCGCGATCTACGCCGTGGAGAAGGTGCATCAGCTGGGCGGCACTGTCGTCGCGGTCTCGGATTCCACCGGCCACGTGATCGACGACAAGGGCATCGATCTCGATCTGTTGAAGGAGATCAAGAACGGCCGCCGCGGCCGCATCCGCGAATACGCCGAATCCAAAGGCAGCCCGACCCATTTCGTGGAATCCGGGTCCATCTGGCAGGTCCCCTGCGATATCGCCCTGCCGTGCGCCACCCAGAACGAACTCAACGGCGCCGATGCCCGCGCCCTGATCGCGAACGGCTGCACGATCGTCGCCGAGGGCGCGAACATGCCCTGCACCCCCGACGCCACCCGCCTCCTGGCCGAAGCCGGAGTCACCTTCGCCCCCGGCAAGGCCGCCAATGCCGGAGGCGTCGCCACCAGCGCTCTCGAGATGCAGCAGAACGCATCCCGCGATTCATGGAGCTTCGAGCACACCGAGGCGCGCCTGGAGAAGATCATGCGCAACATCCACGACCGCTGCCTGGAAACCGCCGAAGAATACGGTTCCCCGGGCGATTACGTGACGGGCGCGAACATCGCGGGCTTCACCCAGGTCGCCGACGCGATGCTGGCACTGGGCATCGTGTAG